The window gttctCACTTGCGTAGAAATCTAAGTCATGATTGAGAAAGTCTTATGAACACGATTTCACTGTTTTCTATTTCTTTGGTGAGGGGTATTCTCTTTAACTTGCATTGTTGAGTATATAAAGCTGAGGAAACCCTATTCTCAACCCTGTAACAAGAGGTCAATATTGAGAAAGCTTTCCTCCAGATTGTTGACGCTACCCTGGAGGTGTGTACATAGTACTTATTATTGTCCCTATAGTGTTCACCTGTACCGTTACACCTTGGTGTTGTGTGACTATACCGGTACCTTTGGATTTCCAGCAGTCAACATTTTCAAGTTGTTTGTGCCCATGTGTGATGTTTGCGTGCTTTGGTCATGGCTATATTTAACAAGTTTTTGGATTTAAAAAACCCAATCTTTCTCAAAGTTGATCGAGTGGACTAGCTTTTATGATTAATGCAGAAAGGTTACTGTTTTGATTAATGACATTACAAAAGATAATGGTTGAAACATTAATTGGGAAAGATATAAATATACTTTCAACTAATAATGAccagttatttcataattacatgtaatagagaggcataaaaatgattttgcactgattgaatattaatttgtccacatgagaaaataaaaaagacagacatttttagaaaaattaatcATAAGTTGTCCCCCTTAGAATGTTTTTTTAAGAATCAGATATATGTACTGCAGTAACCTTCAAATATATGATAatcatatatagatatatatttttaagacaccatattgaaatattattctgtgatatttcaaaaatatttgtaaattagaTGTTTAGTTTTCAATCAATTAACTGTATGGTTCAGTCtgatctttatttttaaaaaaacctgaCCTCATAGTTTTCTGATTACAGGTACATGTGTACTTGGATTTCAGGATTCTGACTACaagttttgaaaatcttaaAGACATTGTTAACATAATAAAGATTTAGATCCGAGTTTCCTGAATTCTTGAATTAATAGGATTCAAATGATGGTTTTCAAGCAACACACCTGTATTTAAGTATCAGTCTGGTATCCCCGATGAGAGTAACTTCTTTGCTATGAGAGCCTTATAGCTCTGTAAGCCCATTGTTTATTTGTTCTTGTTTTCAGAATCAGTCCAGAGCTGGTTACGTAAGCTTTGTAGGCAATGCACCCATGGTGGAAAAATTATTGAGAGAGGTAAAGCAAAACAAATTCAAGAGGCTGGCTACCCGGTATATACATATACTAGCTGTCACATCCAAACAAAAATCTCAAGGgacaatttaattgaaattagaACCTCCATCCGCTTCCTGGTTTTCAATATGTCTTGACTTTATCAAAAATCGGGAAGCTGATAGAAGttctgattttaatgaaattggtCAAGGGCCTAAATTAACCATGGGGAAAAAACGTAACatgttttttatattccaatctGTCCTTAAAATAATTGGTGAAGGGCTTTCTTAGAAGGGCTTTAATAACTGAGAAATTTATTTTCCTGGTAATACTTTCTTGTTTGTGTAATATAGAATAATGATTTTGCTGTGAGTTCAAAGTAACAAAAACCTTTGGTAGCTAGGAGTACTATCAGTTCTTTGattaattctattttaattGCATGTAATTCATGTGTGAGTCTcttttattaacaaataatattaaagtAACTAATAGatgtaaattctaattttttcATAAGGTAAGTAATGTATTCCTCTTCTTAACTCGATCTCttttggtaaagaaaaaaatctttatttcctTAATCGAGTACCGATATTTGTATTCTTCAATGTAGCATGCAGCTTCTCAGAAAAATCGTGACTTTCTGTCGCAAGATGAACGCCATATTTGTGAACGATTCGAGCAGCACATGTTGAGTATGAAACTCCAGAATCAGTCGAAACATCATAGTCCCGAGCATGCTTTTGCTCGGAGACTGATGGTATGAGGGCACCAAACAATTAATTCACAACTTTTAGCATGATCTACAATTCTTTACCACACCATACCATGTggattttttgtctgtttttattttcattttttttttttcatttttggcaCTTTTGGAATGGTTTTGAGaatatttttcacttttttcatttcatacatttataatgTTATAGATAGATTAACTTtcacatatttttctttttattaattttttttgcagaTTTTTATAAAGGCTTTATTTGCAAATAAGAATCTTTTTGCATGCTTTCAGAACCATATGCATGCATGCAATTTATATATACCGATATTTAAGTtgcgattgaaaaaaaataaattgacattgcatgaatgttctttttttttatattgtaagaGATTCTTTCAAAGCTTTCCTACttgatcaaaaaaaaatttagatttattttaGCAGCTGattattataacatattttgtATGTAGACATGATATattctgtattttatttttaaatttttttaatagaaaaaagctTTAAGAATTCAGCCATCAAATCTGACAATTACCAATATTATACTAATCATCtttcatttgatttgaaattttgatcattgaaaGTCAGAAAGTTAACTCGTTAATAATACATAGATAATTTAATCAGAACCcagtgaaaataaatgattcaTTTCCACTGAAAATAAATTGAGGGCTTGAAACGCTATAACAgacataattattatttttatctcaGATCAGTTTATAAAACATGCacttaattgtttacaaaaaactgTCATATACCGCGGTAGTTTATGGGTACATTTTGTGTAATTTTTAGACACTAAAGAAGAGGGAAGCTTTGAGGCGAAGAAATGCGGAGATGTTAGAGCTACGGAAACAGAGGAAGGACTCCTCATCGCCTCACTCACCCGTGTCCGACAAAAGTAAGGCACATAGAGAGTCACATTGACATTTTAATGTCTTCAGAAACCAATAGACAATCTCCAATAAGTTCACTGACCATGAACCAACTCAAACAAActcttttttaatcaataaatatgcatgtaatttaaagcatttaaagCTTTTGAATTAATTAGCAATGTTTGGGCAACAAGCAGTTTTTGCTAAATCAGGAATATTGCTAATATAAATACCATGCATAAATTCAGGATGACTGGCAGTGGGTTATGATGAAGGGAGAAAATTTGCAtgattgaatgtttttttttaatttttaacctaTACCTGGTATATACTATTAAAAGAACGTCAAATTGAAACCTAATTTTGCGTTTGTCTGATGAGAGACATAATGTTTACAaagaattattaattaaaaaaaggaggtataactaaattttatttcttgcgtttaaaaaaaatatgtggttGCATGAATTTGGCATTTAGCTGTCAATTATTTACTTTCCTAAGtgtttaacaattaaaaatgcctttgTTGGGTATTAATTCCAAATAAAgcttaaaattaatacatgtaatatttaaccagccatttaaagttaaaaaccatttattgatcattaaagtCTGTTAAGAGAGAAATTTTAACAATACggtattatatataattcttCATTAGAGGTTTCATACAGGTAATACCAGATGTTTCTTAATATTTTCAGGACTCAAAGTCAGGTTTAAGACCCCTGCTCTCTTCCCTAAGAAAACAGTACCCAACAAAGATCTCATCTCAATACCCAAGGAGTCCTGGGGGGCAGAGAAACCGGAGAGTGACCCGGATTCATCCAGACTGGATGGCTCCGAGTCGGATTCTCGTCTAAAGCAGGCAGAAGATGATCTGGAACTAAAAGGATCCGAATCcggtaaaatatttatatcaaggaatcttttatttatttttcactttttacatttttttttaggtattttaagaatatatttgcAGTCTAGTTTTTATGCTTTCATGTTACaattaactctctctctctctctctctctcatttataCATGATATTGCATGtaatatgtaatataataaCTTTCTTCAATTTATCAGAAAATAGCAAGAAAGGATCTAGTTCATCAGGTGACAAAGATGGCtctgaaaaatcttcttcccaccATAGTTCTGGTTCACTTCCACCTGTTGCCATGGAAACAACAAACAAGGATGCTGAAGATGAAGGTAGGTGTATAGTCCATGTTCTAatttgttttttcatatttatctaATTTACTCCCTGTTGACTCTTAAGTTCTTattcttttcattatttttgaCTACTCTTATTTACTATTTTGAGGTAAGAATTCAAATATATTCTTATGTGAACCTAAAACCATATTTTATCCAATAAatgaaaagaagaaaatgatgcaGTGTTCGAGGAACCAAAATTACCAACACCTCAACCAGGTCTATCAGAACCAGAAGTTCCAGAGCCAGTGCAATCGCGTACTGAAACGGCTTCTGATAAATCGCTTGTTGAAGTAGAATCCCTAGATAATGAACCAGTTGAACCCAAAGGAGTTGAAAATGAACCAGTTGAAAAACTGGTTTTACCTGACCCCCTCCAAGATTCTGAGTCAGAATTAGACAGAGGTAGTTTATATGTTGTGTCCAGCACGATATATCTGTGTCACCACTGTTCAAATTCACCATCTACATGTGCAGTGTAATTTTGTTGTCACAGGTCATATTGGAACTAACTCGGTCACAATGTCAAGCATCCATTGTTGtgattttgaatataataaaTGCGCATGGCCATAATCACATGCATGTATGTGTATGTTCTGTCCCATGCAAGCCAGCAAGTGTACATATAACAAATAATGTCACAGCAAACATATAGATCACTGAATATAAATGCATTATGATATATGTTATTATTAAAgtgttataaattttatttgcagtCACGGGCTATTTAGTTACTAAATCAGATGCTACATGATTATTTGTTGTCATTGTCTAAAATATCATTTGCGTGCTCTTATAAGCTCCAATTAAATCACTTAGGGTTAATGAACTAATTCACTCACTGCACTTCACATCTGATGTCActttacaaaatattgtaatgtatgtgcatgatgtcatatttgctatatatataatgaaactAGATTTGTTACAAAGGGTATACATATATTCATCTTCATATTCTTTGATGAGCCAAGCCATAAGccgcaattttcatttcattaataattaatatttttcagCCATATGCTTCTTGTGTACCagtaattttcttttgtaatcAATTACCATAAATTTGAAAGTGTGACGATCAGATCGATCAGTGTGAATACCGGCatcagatagctcagttggtagagcagctcactagagattcagggggcccgggttcaaATCCCAGTCTGgtcccgtcattatttctcccatcccgttacatttggtgcGGTGATGAACCCCTGGAACTTACAGGTAAACtactgccaggggaagagcctgggGTAATCTTCGAGgatgaagatcatttaaggggggaagGAATGTGATGGTCAGACCAGTTCAAATACCAgcaccagatagctcagttgatAGTGCACCTGTCTGTAGATTCAGGgtgcccaggttcaaatcccagtCTGGTCCTTCAtcatttctcccatcccgttagcAAAaaaatatgagctgcaattttttttctaaaatttttacCATAGAGTTGTTTAAAGTTACTTGCAGAATTATTGTAacacatgtaacatatttttggattgaaataaaattctgaaaaataaaggCTCAAATTGCTTGAAAAGCATTTACAGCTCTATTCATCcatcatttgaaaagaaagataactctttgtACTGTATTAGTTTGGtctttatatatatcatatatatggaTTTCGGCAATGGTAGCTCTTTCaagtggtagagctcctgactagaTTTGCAGGGGTTTagggttcgattcccggtcCAGCAATATATTTTTGATCATGCTCATTCCTTCTCTCCTATTACTGTTAACAGTACACTGTTATCCTGCAGGATCTACAAATTGAtctaatgttttaaaaattactagaAACTAGATTATAAAGGAATATATTGTGGATGTATTAAAATTGTCTTTTAGCTTGAAGACAAGAAACTAAGTATTCTTTTTATCAAAGATAAAATTTCATAgtgacattgaaaaaaaaaagtgtcaatatgttttctgtttttatcagAGGCAATTATAGGAGGTGTGTCTGATGACATTCAGCTCTCTGATAGGAGTAAGTCTACCTGTCTGTATGtgtattcatatataaaataatataatatgtactgTACAGTAACATTATATATGCTGACCAATATATTATAGTCTTCTTACCCAATTTACAACAGATTGTAActatttaatattaattaatgtcGGTAATATACAGATTAACAACTGTCTGAACATgacataattttaatatatgcatGGAAATCCTTGTAATATGTGATAGTGTGATTAACACTAATTATGAATTAACAGATATAACAGTACATGGCTATATCTTTGTTGAATAGTAATAAATGTTGTAATACAGTACCTAATAATTGTTTTGTTCATGTACTGTAGAAACATATAAtttcgttgggtcaaaatttcgttgtttttaaaccaaacaagatttcgttggcatttaatttcgtcatatcgtaatctttttgtattcattaataccagggttaaaaattcgtcatggatttaatttcgttgatttatattgccaacgaaaataacgaaattaaatcctcaacgaatatttctgcttctacagtatctTGTATGTTAATAACATGTGTATTGCTTTCTTTATGTATTGTTTTCAGAGTTGCTCCCCTTGttagcacattttttttttctttcagatggAAGTTATTACAgtcttaaattaattttaaaagaaagttatcttcattttctttccgtaacaaaatttagaaaagaaatggaaattcgtgttaattttaaaattttgaatgagcTCTCGGTGTTTGTTTATTCTAAAAAGATTTGCAtcataaaacttttttctaTACTAATTATGTATAGTATGAGCTTAACAAAGAAAccttgattaaattttttttctgaattagatctaatatttaatttttttttctttgcagaaTCAAAAAAAGTCAAGAAAGGTAATTACATACATACAAATATTAAGATGGTTTTTTATTCAATCCTATTAACAAGACCATATATTAATAGGAAAAAAGTAAACGTTTctaaaacattaattattttaatgattttgtttcAGCCTCTAGTAACAAGCTGACCGTGTCAAAGGTCAAGTCAGTGATGCAGACAGATAAAAAAGGCAGCAAATCTAAAACGAAAGTAGGCTCCAAGGTCAGCAGTCGCAAACTCAAAAACGGCAAGGGAGAATCAGGTATCTATATGCTCTATGTAGAACTTTTAGTTGTTAATGAATCATTTATGCAgtaattttttgtattgaatttcaattcactcaaattattttaaatttcttgttatatttttaaaattaagatttacTACTTTTGTACTTCTTTTAGAGCGATATAAGTGAAAGACTCTCAATTATATAAGAATTGAGATTTAGGTTAAGAGTCCTGTAGGAAAAAAAGTGTATGTGcacataaaatgaatttaatgaattttattcccatatgaacataaaaatttaaatataaaaagttaatatgaggcaaacatttttctttgtatatatttaaataagtgTAATTGATTTCTGCCATCTTTAAACTCTTTTGAGAATGAATATGCTCCAAATTCTTCTTTCCTTCTGATGCTGCCTCTCAATGCTCTATTACTGAATTCAGTAAAAAAGAAATCTGACATGAGGGGGCCCACCCCCACCTCCTCTATCCCAAACACTCCGCGGCTGCCCGGAATCACCCAGATGGATCTAGGGGGAGGTAACTGCCCACGGTTTGCATGCAGCAGCTTTGCACCTGCAAATCCAAAATGTCCACCCATTGTTGCATGCTCTCAGTGTACATTTTGAACAcatgcatatatgtatttgCCACCAAATCATTTGATGGTGTTGTGTGTGGATTTCTTTTACAGGACACTgctatattaaaattttttttttttgaaaattgcttTCATTCTCACACGTGAATGTGTTGAAAAAACAATAATACACAAGTGATTCTGGTTTGTTTTAGGCTCATTGCATACAATATTAGAACATTCATTTGTTCTTGTGCAGGTTTTCTGAAAAGATATTTTGGATCCTTTGTTTGCtttcatattttgtttgaaaagtcaATGAAAAGGTATTTGTACCCAAGgctgatattttcaaaatcaacgaCTGGTACTGTCcttcaattttgttttgttaataaaatttcaaataaatctatagcttaatttgattttaaaaaataaaagggtttttaaatttagatttatGTATCTATATATACTTAGAGGTTTTTGATATCTGGCCTATCCACTCCGATAGCATGTTTACTCACTGCATCTCTTAAATGTGTGTTACTTTCTGTAGAACTATAGGATTATGCCAATGAAAATAGGATCCCCATCCAATTTTAGTTTCAAGTTCCTTGCTACGTGCATGCATGTATTGATTTCTTGATTCCTTTGTTATTGAGTGTGTGGTTTTACCTTTTGTTAAAATGGAACAGATTTGCCATTGCATATATTAAATAGAACCTCCAAttgtaaaatgttttcataaGGAAGCATCAATATAATAGTGTTCATTTcactttaaattttgatatgaatGTTGATTTGAAAATACATCATCTTTGGCCATCTTTATAACAACACACAAGCACAACCACATCATTTTTACATCTTGATTTATCAATCTGTGCTTAGTTAAAAACAAAGGGGATATAACATTGTTACATGTTCAACGTTTCTCAAAATCTAGGCAATGCTTTAAGATTTCTAAAATTTACATTGAAACGTGAGTTGCACAACCTGTAAGACTACTATGTAagccttttttatatttaaagaagtAACATTCTACGTATGAATTAAAATATCTACCCCTTGTCTACCGAACATGTACATCTTCTCTTTTATGCAGTTTCTAATCTTCAATTCTAGTTTTTCCATAACCAACACACAAGTTCATGCATCCCtcatattttgcttttttagATGAAGAAGATGGAGATGAAAAAGGAGGAGGACGTGGAGGAAAAGAGGAAGATGGAGAGAAGGAAGAACCTCCAGTGGCCATCCCCATGATAGGGGATACAAAAACAGGACCCCTGTCTCTGATTGCTGGCCAAGATAATCATAGAAGGGAACCTGTCAAAAAGACCAGGGTAGGTAGAGAATCGTCCAGGCGTTAACTTTTGTCAATCCCTTTTACTTTTACACATGAGtacttataatgaataaattgcttatatatgtatttttaacatGTGTTTGTATTATCTATCTAATATACTGTGTTGTTTCAAGagataaaaaaattcaactgaAATTTCAAAACTTCTTCATTTGACTAGTGAAAGTGTTTGCCAATTGTAAGGTtgttttttcaagaaataacTAACGAGGAACAAGCAATTcactttctctttctctcttccAATATTAACTTGTATGGTATGTATAATGCTACAAAATGTCATTCAAAACCCCTGTTATTTCTATGTGCTGCAAGAAGGATGATATAAATCTTCCTCGGTCTTTGTCGAAATCGGTTTTACAACAACAGAAACCCAATGAGCCAGATGATCAGGTAGCTTGGTATTTTGTGTTGTGTGATGACGGATCAATTCTGATGTGGAAACATAGCATGCTTCAATGTAACCAAAGTGCAAGCTCAATATGTTTTACTTAAGATTTTCAGCACTGTGTGATGTTTTAGATGCCTCATATTTGTTGATGACCTTGCCCCGTTCCCCCAAAATATAACAAGGATATGTTTTCTAACTGAATGCACCTCTGTTGTTATTTTGTGACAGTTTCCTCACAccatatttttttgcaaaataaacaaagttgttgatggGATGTTTCACTTTGGCAGAAATTTAATGTATTATTTCTGCCCATTTACTGACTTTATGTATGTATGATGGTTCCAGGAAAATGAACCTGAAGGGCAGATTTCCCAGACTCTGAAAGAGCTGAGGAATTTTACCCTAGCCCCTCCTCTTCCTGATTTCCAGGTAAGGCACCTGGTGTCTGAACTGAAATCCACTGCCACAAGAAGTGAATCTCAATCTAGGTGTTGGAAAACACAATAAGCACCCGGTCTTGGTTTGAGGCTTGGACTTCATCAGTTTACCTCAAAAGCACTGTCAGAAAAAAGCACAGTTATGGCAAAATCACAAAAGAAAGACACGAACATAAGATTTTTGTTTGAAGCTTAGATTCCATCAGTGGTCCTCAAAAGCACTGTCTAAAATGCAATCACGGTGCTggtaaaacacaaaacaaacacacacacacacattttaaAGTATGTAGAAAAAAGTGCAATGAGTATGAAAAATGACTATCAAATGTAAAGTTGCATGGAATAACAtaagtttaatatttgattcaaAGGCACGGCATTCACAATAATCTTTTCTCTAAATATCACACACTTAATGATATTCTTTATTCTTCAAACTCAGTAGGTTGTGTTTTGTTTCTGATCTCTACAAATAAACTTCTGTCTTTtgctcatatatatatatatatatatatatatatatatatatatatatatatatatatatatatatatatatacacatatatcaaTCTATGATTTCGATTCTTTATACATTGCAATCAATCCattctttaaataatgatcTAAAGAGAATTGAAATATGCCATTTTAAAACTGTAGACGAATGACCTATTATTGGAccaattcttatttttttcacagtCACAGCTCTCCGTGATATaggttttcatttgtttttgtatattaGTACATTCAAACCACTTGGGTCAACTGACACACTTACAGAATTGCTGTCATCTTGTACACAATGACTGGTATGAGGTCACGGATTAATTTTAATCCCCATGTTTGTTTACAATTCTTCTCCAGTAAATTCCTTTAATTCAACGAAAGCGTCAAACAGATTTTAGCGGACAATATCGAACAAGACAGGTTTTGAAAAACTTCAATTGTTGTATATctaaatctcaaatatcgcagTCGACTTCAAAGAATTCAAGCGTCATGAAGATCATAATGAatgacttgattttttttcgctttttcaattaaattcaaTCGGACATTATGAATCTATTATCTTCCCCCTGTATTTGTTCAGCAACTGAAAAttgggtaaataaaaaatctgaaCTAACGCACAgtaaatgaatttttcaaatgacCCTCAATATTGGTTCTTTCCTTagggttatttttcttaatcattGAATTTAATGTGGTTCCTGATGTAGAACGTTTTGGGATTTAATCTTATTGATAGTTGAACATTTGTGACAGATTAATTTAGATGCTTGTTAGAGTTTCAAACGACAAGTGGATTTGGGAAATCCTTGCTTGAAAATATTCTACAATATTAGGATTTTGTTTTCGTTTTATAATATACCCCCACAAAGTGAATGCCAATTTTTGATTCCTAATTCATTGCAATAAAATTAAGGTAAGTTATCTTAATTAAATGTGTTCcgtaaaatgtacatttactgcAGTTTATGCTAGTTAAATACAATATGTCAATTTGTACAACTTTTAAAGTTATGTATATGGTCTGTATGGGatcaatttatcatttttatttgctaAGAATGATTATTCGAATTTTGAACACTGAGAATGCTGAATGTAGTTGGAGAACTTGATTGAGTATTCAGTACTTGAGAACATTATcgatgaaaaaatatttgacaaagCTTTTTAGACGGTATATAGAAGTACATACTGCCTTTGACACTAATGGGTTTTGGcaataaatattatacaaacTTTCATTCATCATATTTAGCAGATATATGTTTAGGAATCGTAACGGACCTTGTGGAAAGTTTTAAGAACAGGAAACTGAGGTGGACGTTGACGCACGAATGTTGtgacattgttttattttagaaataaaaaaaaaccactcaaattaatttaaaaaaaacccacactaAATATTTGCATATTGAGAAGTGTTACCGCAATTCGAGATGCACATAATTTTGTAGGTAAGTGCATCCGACGCTCTAGCCAAAAAGAGACAAGCCAATCGCAACCTAGAGAAAAAACGGGCACCCAAGCCCCCCTCACCCCCTCCTAGGCCCCCGACTCCACCAACCCCAGAACCAGAGAAACCTGCAACAGATATATCTACAGGTAAGTGTATAGaggttcataattctttgtatTGACAGGTAAAGGTTCTTTTGTGTGGGGGCAAATATGAAACTTTTCAAATATCAATCTCGTGTGATAattgaaatcaaacaaaataataatagtATTTTTTATGTTGAATGGAAATGATCGGGATATTCTGTAAGAGCGCTTTTATGTAaggttaaaaatatgaaatagcttgaaaagatgaaaatgacaagcaatttttttgatagactatatttcaaaattcttttcTGAAATGATCTAGTTAGGATGTAAAGTTTACGCTAACAAATGTATAAAGATTATTGCAGGGGACTGAATTCCGATTTTGAAAGAGCAATAGTTTGTTCTTTATAGCAATTACAAATGCTCTGCTTCAGGTcagaaaatttgttttcatttgtggTCTAGTCGGGATAGATAAAttgatactttaaaaatatttcttcagaGGACTAAATTTCGTAGTAAATGAAGCTGCGATTGTGCTCCCTTTTACAGCTATTACAAGTGCTTATCCTATATTGTCTAGTTGGGAAATTAAAGCCAATATACTTGAAAAGATTTCTTCTGTGGACTGAATTTTAAAGtgcatttaaaatgttaaaacagaGTGGTTTTGACCCTCTTGACTGCTATTGAAAGTGCTCTGTGACAGCCAGGCAGTGGATGTAATTTTCTACTACTAATACGAGTGTTCTGGCCTGTCAGAGAATTATTTTTCCTAAATAGATGAATTGGGAAATaagtttaaagtttttaaaattctttggaGGACTCATtattgaagtacatgtatatgtaacatTGAAGCAGTAGCTTTATAGTTAACTTCTTTACAGCGATCTCTCCTGTTTGTTTCAGGGCAGAAAATTCTTTTCCCCATTTGATCTAGATCTTTATTAGAAATATTGaaggaagaagaaaaaaattcgcATATTGCTTACttggaaaacaaaaataaagaaatgctAAGAAACTTCAGCAGAGGTCTGAATTTCAAAGTACTTTTAAAGCAGTGGGTttgaatgttaatttttttttttacagctatTGCAACTGCTCTGCCAACAGTTAACATCGAGGAGCCCCCACTGCCTGACCCTAGTCTTCTCACCTCTAAGCCCACCTCCCCAGTCAAGAACAACAGATCTCTCGCCTCCCCCATAAAACTGCAACAGCGGCTGATCAACAAGAGGAAATCCTTCAAGCGTGACACCTCGTATGAGGATGAACTGCGCAGACAGGAGCTACTAGAAAAGAGAAGGCAAAAACAGATGGAGCTGTTGGAGAAAATGAAATCAAGGCAGGGTAACATGAGCACGGAAGTGGAATATATTGATGGCGTACCTAGTTTTGATGATTGTAAGTGGTCTctcctttgaaaaaaatgtcattaagattttt is drawn from Crassostrea angulata isolate pt1a10 chromosome 5, ASM2561291v2, whole genome shotgun sequence and contains these coding sequences:
- the LOC128184239 gene encoding neurofilament medium polypeptide-like isoform X8 — encoded protein: MAYFSVAPTLCEVTYDSNRDEKVTPYRYQCRSANSRATNGITSPSFTEIVNVSLPSGYNVSYYEYLRTLYDSRISSPTKASGHYPSGASPGPGHYSARSFHPPHGNNFHSKSPQIYESRPRTAGPYLNADQLPPSLPSIHHGLYHSSWGEDEDMGSGEGSRHSEDRLKWIDALNKWIPEQNQSRAGYVSFVGNAPMVEKLLREHAASQKNRDFLSQDERHICERFEQHMLSMKLQNQSKHHSPEHAFARRLMTLKKREALRRRNAEMLELRKQRKDSSSPHSPVSDKRLKVRFKTPALFPKKTVPNKDLISIPKESWGAEKPESDPDSSRLDGSESDSRLKQAEDDLELKGSESENSKKGSSSSGDKDGSEKSSSHHSSGSLPPVAMETTNKDAEDEEENDAVFEEPKLPTPQPGLSEPEVPEPVQSRTETASDKSLVEVESLDNEPVEPKGVENEPVEKLVLPDPLQDSESELDREAIIGGVSDDIQLSDRKSKKVKKASSNKLTVSKVKSVMQTDKKGSKSKTKVGSKVSSRKLKNGKGESDEEDGDEKGGGRGGKEEDGEKEEPPVAIPMIGDTKTGPLSLIAGQDNHRREPVKKTRVSASDALAKKRQANRNLEKKRAPKPPSPPPRPPTPPTPEPEKPATDISTAIATALPTVNIEEPPLPDPSLLTSKPTSPVKNNRSLASPIKLQQRLINKRKSFKRDTSYEDELRRQELLEKRRQKQMELLEKMKSRQGNMSTEVEYIDGVPSFDDYGFLAKYCIFNRGMLEMYKRTFEVVDDECKGWLNGIEAMIALRGVNNRLTMQEEEYLYRILEVSGYNISKGADFKLFSVLAALSHRISAVDDWMKLLIDTMDFRTLEMKTFMCKRLWECNVDNETNRISLEQLCIELRAGGISEKHEREVREKLGHLKSLDLLDFLTYVPLFIMIHQSVVDNPLNDVRDK
- the LOC128184239 gene encoding uncharacterized protein LOC128184239 isoform X5 — its product is MHVMEIENTFPVPKMKSPAMAANDSWMPSKKKSHGSKTSLTSSKENVFNSFPLDKIQVSGQQMHTPRVGNGDDRHDFSNSYNMVKKSNSEGPGSLTTVSYAIPPVKEVLSLQGLKELIKGVGFSNIPVQHPEMNQSRAGYVSFVGNAPMVEKLLREHAASQKNRDFLSQDERHICERFEQHMLSMKLQNQSKHHSPEHAFARRLMTLKKREALRRRNAEMLELRKQRKDSSSPHSPVSDKRLKVRFKTPALFPKKTVPNKDLISIPKESWGAEKPESDPDSSRLDGSESDSRLKQAEDDLELKGSESENSKKGSSSSGDKDGSEKSSSHHSSGSLPPVAMETTNKDAEDEEENDAVFEEPKLPTPQPGLSEPEVPEPVQSRTETASDKSLVEVESLDNEPVEPKGVENEPVEKLVLPDPLQDSESELDREAIIGGVSDDIQLSDRKSKKVKKASSNKLTVSKVKSVMQTDKKGSKSKTKVGSKVSSRKLKNGKGESDEEDGDEKGGGRGGKEEDGEKEEPPVAIPMIGDTKTGPLSLIAGQDNHRREPVKKTRKDDINLPRSLSKSVLQQQKPNEPDDQENEPEGQISQTLKELRNFTLAPPLPDFQVSASDALAKKRQANRNLEKKRAPKPPSPPPRPPTPPTPEPEKPATDISTAIATALPTVNIEEPPLPDPSLLTSKPTSPVKNNRSLASPIKLQQRLINKRKSFKRDTSYEDELRRQELLEKRRQKQMELLEKMKSRQGNMSTEVEYIDGVPSFDDYGFLAKYCIFNRGMLEMYKRTFEVVDDECKGWLNGIEAMIALRGVNNRLTMQEEEYLYRILEVSGYNISKGADFKLFSVLAALSHRISAVDDWMKLLIDTMDFRTLEMKTFMCKRLWECNVDNETNRISLEQLCIELRAGGISEKHEREVREKLGHLKSLDLLDFLTYVPLFIMIHQSVVDNPLNDVRDK